GGTACGCGCAAGCGGCTGGATGCCTTGAAAAAAACAGCCAGGGATGCGGTCAAGATGATGATCAGCCTGATCCCGGTATTCCTCACCGCTGCATTCCTGGAAGGTTTTGTGACCCGGCATACCAAAATGCCCATGTTTGCAAGTGTAAGTATCTTGTCCCTGTCCCTGATATTTATAGTAGGTTATTTTGTGGTATACCCGATATATGTATACCGCAGGGGATTCAGACTGGATGAAGCCGGCAAAGTTATAAAACCTGTGAAATGAGGGAAGGATTGAAAGCATTATTAATCGCATTATTACTATTGCCCTGTAGCCTGTTTGCACAGGATACAGGGGTAAGTATTATGGAAGCTCCTGTTCCACAGGTAACTGCAGATATTGATACCGTGGTGGCCCTGAATACAGCTCCATACCTGTATGACGAAGCAATACCTATGGATGCAGATACCATAGATGACTATGACGAAGCATCTGCCCTGCTGATCCGAAAATTGCCAACCGAGGTAAAGGATAAATTCAACAAAGACAAAGAACTGGTATATCACCAGAAACCTCCTAAAAAACCATCCAACTTTAATTTCAAATGGCTGGAGGCTATTTTTATTGGGATTGCATACCTCTTCAAAGCTTTCTGGTGGCTCATCGTCATCGCCATTCTGGCTGCAATGGGGGTGGCTATTTTCGTATACCTCCGCAGAAACGGTTATGTGTTTAAGTGGAGTAAAACGGAGAATGATAATAAGGAGGATATACAGCTGGTAGAAGAAGAGCATGACGCGAGTGGATACGAAAGTCATATTCAGCAGGCAATTGCAGAAGGGAAGCTCAGGCTGGCAGTGCGCCTTATGTACCTGCAGACAATACGGGTACTGGCCGATAAAGAAATTATTGTGTATAGTAAGGAGAAAACAAATGCTGCTTACCTGCGTAGCTTGTCGCAAACCCAGTGGCATAAATCTTTTGCACGACTGACTGTGGATTATGAATATATATGGTACGGTGAAGTGCCTGTGAATGGTGAACAATTCAGCACTATTCAGGGGCAGTTCAAACAATTTATGAACGAATTAGGCTATATCCGGTGAAAAGAACAATAGGAATAATCATCGCTTCTGTATTCTTGCTATTGTTCGTGGTAGCAATAATAGCTTCCAATATGCAGTCGTTATCACGGGATGAGGACCTGCACCTGGAAAAGCAGACATTTTCTTATAAGGATAAAAATCCGGGGGGCTGCTATGTGATGTTCGAATCTCTGCCATCCTTTTACGATGGCGAACATCCCAATGTAGTTTCCAAACCATTTGCTGCCACTGCTAAGAAAGACATTAATCTCAGAACCGGGGAAGGTATTCTTTACTACCTGGTGGCAAACAGGCTGTTTACCACAGCAGAAGATGTGGATTCCATGATTGAGTTTGTGAACAGGGGCAACCAGCTTTTTGTAGCAGCCACTGATCTGGACAGTACCTTTATAAGCAGGTTATATACCAGGGTGTCGAACAACACTAATTTTTTTGCAAAACCAGGTGCCGAAGAGCACTATGTGAACCATGCACTGCCGCCTGATACTGTATATGCCCGGGATTCAATTGCAGGGGGCCGTTACTTTACCCTGCTGGATACGGCAAGGACTACGATATTGGGTACAGACAGTCATTTCAGGGCCAATTTTGTAAAGATCAATGTCGGAAAGGGACAGGTCTTTTTGCTGCTGCAACCTTCTATTCTGACCAACTACTTCCTGATGTATAAACACAATCTTGGTTCACTTGAAAAACTGGCGGCTTACACCTATGGTTATTCCACCGTGTACTGGGATGAATTTTATAAATATCACCAGTATCCACAGGAAGGAGAATTTAGTCAGTGGAGTGTGCTGATGCGCTATCCTTCCCTGCGCTGGGCATTGTGGCTGCTGGTATTGCTCTTGCTGCTGTATGCCCTTTTTGAAAGTAAAAGAAGACAACGGATTATTCCTGACAAAGTAGTGTTGACAAATAACTCGCTGGAATTCGTAGAAGCGCTGGGGCAGTTATACTATCAACAGCATGACAACGTGAACCTGGCGAGAAAGATCATCATGCAATGGCTGGAATTTATCCGCACAAAATATTATCTGAATACAAATACGATCGACGACGACTTTATACGTCGTTTATCACATAAAGCAGGTATGCCGCTGGCAGAAGTAGAAGCGATCATTGACAGTATTCACTTTATACAGCTGGCGGATAAAATCACAGATACATACCTGAAGGAGTTTTACAGTAAAATACAGGCGTTTTATTTAAATACTAAATAATGGAGGAAACTACATTTCATCCCCGTACAGATTTTTATGCATTGCACCAGGGTGTAGCTGCTATACGGGAACAGATAGGAAAAGTAATTGTCGGTCAGCACGAAATGGTGGAACTGCTCATCACCGGTTTGCTGACACAGGGACATGTACTGATCGAAGGAGTACCCGGAGTAGCAAAGACGCTGACCGCAAAACTGCTGGCCAGAAGTATCGATGCAGATTTTTCCAGGTTACAGTTCACACCTGATATTATGCCTGCCGATGTGTTAGGTACCTCAGTATTCAATCCTGAATCGAGGAACTTCGAATATAAACGAGGACCGGTTTTCAGCAACCTGGTACTGATTGATGAGATCAACCGTGCCCCTGCCAAGACACAGGCGGCCCTGTTCGAGGTGATGGAAGAAAAACAGATCACCAACGATGGTATCACGCATCCATTGCCTGCGCCATTCATGGTTGTCGCTACCCAGAACCCCATTGAACAGGAAGGAACTTATCGCCTGCCTGAAGCACAGCTGGACCGTTTTCTTTTTAAGATCGAAGTGAAATATCCTTCATTGAACGAAGAGATCACTATGCTGCAGGCTATGCACCAGTTCAATGGGCTGACAGACCTGACTAAAATGGTGGATAAAGTGGTGACAGCCAGCCAGATCATCGAATTCCAGGCACTTGTGAGGAAAGTACATATTGAAGATAAACTGCTGCACTACATTGCAGCACTGATCCAGGAAACCCGTGTGAATGCTTCCCTGTACCTGGGTGCATCTCCACGTGCTTCTATCGCGGTGATGAATTGTGCAAAAGCAACTGCGGCCATTAACAACCGTGATTTCGTAACGCCGGATGATATTGTGAACATGCTGCCACATGTATTGCGTCACCGCATTATGCTGACACCTGAGCGTGAAATGGAAGGCATCACAACCGATGAAGTGATCGCCCAGATCATCAAAGCTGTAGAAGTACCGAGGTAATATGAAGAAAACATTTCTGGCATTATTCTTTACCACCCGCCTGTATACGATTATAGGTGCACTGGCACTGTTCTTTATACTGGCTTATTTTTTCCCGGTGTTATACCCGGTGGCTTTGTTCCTGGTAGCGGGGCTGGGGTTATTGTGGCTGGTCGATTTGTTCTTCCTGTTTACCGCAGGTCCTGATCCGTTTCCTGTATCCAGGGTTATGGGGCAGCGCTTTAGTAATGGAGATGACAATACCATTCGTCTGCATGTAAAAAATAACTTTCGTTTTCCTGTGTTTGTCACTATACTGGATGAATTACCTTTTCAATTCCAGCTGAGAGATTTCAGGCAGAAAACAATGTTGAAACCCGGAGAATCGAAAGTGGTGGAATACTTGCTGCGTCCGGTGGAGAGAGGAGAATACCAGTTTGGCGATACGAATTCATTTGTAAAAAGTCCGATCGGGCTGGTGCAAAGACGTATTATAAAAGCCGGTGCGGAAACGGTGAAAGTATATCCTTCATTTTTGCAGTTGCGCAATTTTGAGTTGTATACATTCGATGATCGTGTGGGAGAGATGGGGGTACATAAAAAGAAGATGATTGGCCAGAGTATGGAATTTGATCATATTAAAGAATATGTGCGTGGCGATGATGTGAGAAGAGTGAACTGGAAAGCCACAGCGCGCAGAGGTGGATTGATGATAAATAACTATGTGGAAGAGAAGTCGCAGCAGATCTATTGTGTGATTGATAAAGGGAGGGCGATGAAGATGCCCTTTGAAGGTATGACATTGCTGGATTATGCCATCAATTCTTCGCTGGTGTTCAGCAATATCGCTTTGCAGAAAGGGGATAAGGCGGGACTGGTCACGCTGATGGAGCAGGATGTAGATGTATTGCCGGCGAGCAGTAAGAAAGTACAGCTGAATAAAATTCTGGATACCCTGTATGCACAGGAAACGCAGTGGCAGGAGAGTGACTATGAAAAGCTGGTGGTAACACTGCGTAGTCATTTCAACCAACGCTCCCTGCTGATATTGTTTACAAACTTTGAGTCATTGTCCGCCTTGCAGAGACAGATGCCTTACCTGCGCCGGTTGTCAAAATATCATTTGTTGCTGGTGGTATTTTTTGAGAATACAGAATTAAAGAAAATCACCCAGGAAACGCCTACAGCAGTAGAAGACATTTACAGACAGGTGATTGCGCAGAAGTTTGCTTATGAGAAGAAGCAAATGGTGCGTGAGCTGGCGCAGTTCGGGATCCTTTCCCTGTTGACTACGCCGCAGCAGTTGAGTTTGCACCTGATCAACAAATACCTGGAGCTGAAATCACGCTCACTCATTTAATTTTTTTACAGGAATAGTGGTGAGTGCCTTGAGGCGCTCATCATTTTTGTATGTGGCTGTCGCATTTACAGATTGTATATCCATTTCATTGTTGTTAATCAGCAGATCCTGCCCCAATAATTTCCCATTACTTACTTCGAAAAAGACGGCGCTGGTATCCAAAGGGAATATTCTACCAGAGCTATAGATCCCTTCTACATTCAGATAATAATGGAAACCCCTTTTCAGGCTGTCGGCATAATGGTGAAACCGGATGCTGTCCAGCTTGGGGAGTACGATGTCCGCTGTCATAGACTGGGGAACGTCGGCGCTGGTAATGGTCAGCTGGATGGTGTAATCCTGGCTGATGAGGGATTTTCTGTCCAATAATAAGTAGCCATTCTGAAAGGTACCGCTGTTGGGGACTACCTTGATGCGGTTCCAGTTGTAATTTCCGCGGAGGAAACCGGGGGTGGTTCTTATTTCGCCGTTGGCGAATGCGATATAGAGGCCGATGGGGATTTTGTTATAGAGTTCGGGGAGGGAGGAGGAGTCGTAGACGGCTTTGATGGATGTAACTTCCTTTTGCTGGCCGGCGGCCAACAGGGTAATAAGGGTGGATAAAATGGTGAGGAATGATTTCATAGGGGAAAGGTATAAAAAATCGTTCCAAATAGGGTGTAGCTTCGATGTAGCTATAGTGCTATAAGGGTACTAAAAGGGCACTAAAAGGGCACTTCATTATCCCGGGGATATTGAGGTGCCCTTTTGGTGACGAATTGGTGACGTAGTTATGACGAAGAGGCATCGAAGAAGCATCGTCGAAGAAGCGACCTACTCAAGGTGGACCTGAGGTGGACTTATATATGGTATTGGATTGATTTTTAGATAGTTGCGCTGATATTCTTTCCAGCGTCCAGGGCAAGCTTTGTTTCCTGCATCAGGTTGTGAACAATTTCTTCAATAGAGCTGATTTCTTTTACGAGTTCTACGCTCTGGCCGGCGGACCATAATTGTTGATAATTCCCGGGTTTTACGGCCTGTTCCAGTTTTTTCATCCCCCTGAGTTGTACGAGCATTTTGAAGTATTTGCGGGTACGGGCGTTGTTATTGAGGAGTTTTTCGAACCAGTTTTGTGTATAACCGATTTTCTGGGCGGTGGGGGTATTAATGATATTGCAGGGGGTACCGGAGAGGCGTTCAGTAAGTACGATGTCGTCCATGCCGTATTGGAGAATGGCGTTTTTGTATTCGTCGCTCACGGAGGCTTCGTGGCTGGCAATAAACCGGGTACCGATAGATACGCCGTCGGCACCGAGCAGGAGGGCGCTGGCTATCTGGGTGCCATGGGCAATGCCACCAGCGGCAACGAGTATTTTGCCTGGAAAGTGTTCCTTCAGGGAGGGCACCAGTACATGCATAGGGTAGGGGCCTGCATGGCCACCGGCGCCTGCGGTAACGGCGATAAAGCCATCGCAGCCTGCCTGTGCTGCTTTTTCCGCATGGGCCAGGTTCGTCACATCACAGAGCACTGTGGCGCCATAGCTATGAGCGGCGGCAATGACTTCTTTGGGACTACCGAGGGAGGTGATATAGAGTGGGACTTTGGATTCGGCACAGACCTGGAGGTGTTTGGAATAGAGCGGGTTGGTCTTTTGGACGATGAGGTTCACGCCATAGGTACCTTGTGGGGCCTGGGTGCGGTGAGCGTTCAGTCTGTCGAGGACATCCTTGAGTTCACCTTCGCGGCGGTAATTGAGGGAGGGGAAGGTACCGGCAATACCATTGTCCATAGCAGATCTGACCATAGCTTCATTACTTACCAGAAACATGGGAGCCATGATCACCGGGTACCGGATGGCCAGCGTTGAGGTTAATTTCATGCGTGTGTATTTATATGCTAGCTGGCTGTTTTCTGCCGTGCGACGTACTTACCCAGGATATCGAATTCCAGGTTGATGATACTGCCGGCATGAACAGCTGATATATTAGTATGTTCGTAGGTATATGGAATGACAGCGATGGTGAATTCAGTGTTGGTAACATTGAAAACAGTCAGGCTGATACCATTGAGGCAGATGGAGCCTTTTTCCACGATAAGACCAGCGAACTGGGCCGGGAAGCGGAAGCGGTATTCCCAGCTACCATTTTGCGGGGTGCAGGAGAGGCATTCGCCGGTGGCGTCTACATGGCCCTGCACAATGTGCCCGTCTATGCGGCCATTGAAGAGCATGGCTCTTTCCAGATTTACTTTCTGACCTGGAGTAAGCAGGCCGATATTGCTTTTCTGGAGGGTTTCGGCAACGGCTACGATCTGGTAGATATCTTTGTCAATGTGGGTAACTGTGAGGCAAACTCCATTGTGGGCGATGCTTTGGTCTACTTTCAATTCGGGAGTGAGGGAGGAGCTGATGGAGATGACCATATTGCTGCCTTCCTTTTTTGTAGCTATAACTTCGCCTAGTGATTCTATTATTCCTGTAAACATGGAACGAAATTATGGAAAAAAGCGGAGGTGAAAGCTGACGAAAGGCACCCATAAAATTCAAACAATAGTTTGTTTTTTTAGAATTAAATGGTTTATCTTTGCCTTCCTGAAAAAAAGAGGTATTTATTATGTTAATTATCGATTCTAAAGATTGCGAAAATATTGACAAGGCGCTCAAGAAGTACAAAAAGAAATTTGAGAAAGCGCGTATACTGTTACAACTGAGAACTCGTCAATCTTTCACAAAACCTTCTGTTAAGCGTCGTACCCAGGTGTTGAAAGCTGTTTACAAACAGCAGTTGGCTACTGGTAAATTTGACGTTTAATATCTAATTACGGATAATTCCAACGCAAAATATGTGATGATTGTAAGGTTTTTAATAACTTTACAATCATCAATTTTTTTGTGTTGAGCGACGTATTACCCGCAGTAGTAGACCGTTTCCTGGCTTATATTCAGCTTGAAAAGCGCTATTCCGCGCATACCTATGCTGCTTACCAGCAGGATCTTATCCAGTTTTTTACATTTTTACAATCCCAATATGGCGATGTGTCACTTTCTGACATATCGCATTCCTATGTCCGTACCTGGCTGGTCACTTTAATCGACCAGGGTATGATTGCGAAGACTGTAACCCGCAAAGTTTCTTCACTTAAGTCATTTTTCAAATATGCATTGCAGCAGGGGGAAATTACCCAAACCCCTATGACGAAGGTATCGGTGCCTAAATTAGGTAGCAGGGTACCACATTTTATTGAAGAAAAGGGGATGCAGGCTATTGAAGACAATCGAAGTATGAGGAAGGGGACGGAAGATAAACCTATATTTTCGGATGATCTGAAGGGAAAGACCCATAGGATGATATTTGAGTTGTTGTATCATACAGGGATACGGTTGTCGGAGTTGATAGGGTTGCAGGTCAGGCATGTTGATATATCCCGGTTGACGATTAAAGTGCTTGGAAAGGGGAATAAGGAGCGGATTATACCGATTAGCCCGTTATTGGGGCAGCAAATAGGGGAGTATAAGGATATAAAGAGGAAGGAGCTGGCGGAATTTGATATGGAAGTGTTACTCGTAAATCCGGAATCGGGTCGTAAATTATATCCAAAGTATGTCTATAATGTGGTGCGGCATTATCTCACTGCCCACCAGATCACCACGATCAGTCAGAAAAGTCCGCATACGCTGCGGCACACGTTTGCAACACATTTAATGAACAATGGGGCGGATCTGAACGCAGTGAAAGAGTTGTTGGGTCATGCAAGCCTGGCTTCGACGCAGGTGTATACGCATAATACTATTGAGAAGTTGAAGGAGGCGTATAAAAAGGCGCATCCAAAGGGATAGTATGGCGGCGAAAGGCATTGCATTTTCCCAAAAGCGTACATTTCTCCTAAATTAAATAGGGAACCCCTTATCTTTTGCCAAAGGCAAATGCAATTCCCCAATATGGGAAAATTCGTTACTTATATATTAACAAAATATTACTAAATGGTTATGATAATAACCACTTAATTCGCTAAATTAGTAATGAGTTCTTTGTATGTTGTTTTCATTAGTCGTTACACTCTCATGCCATTAAAAATAATTGATTGAAAGCCTATGACGTAATGTTACGAGCATGTACAAGATTGTTAAAACTAAAA
This Chitinophaga sancti DNA region includes the following protein-coding sequences:
- a CDS encoding nitronate monooxygenase → MKLTSTLAIRYPVIMAPMFLVSNEAMVRSAMDNGIAGTFPSLNYRREGELKDVLDRLNAHRTQAPQGTYGVNLIVQKTNPLYSKHLQVCAESKVPLYITSLGSPKEVIAAAHSYGATVLCDVTNLAHAEKAAQAGCDGFIAVTAGAGGHAGPYPMHVLVPSLKEHFPGKILVAAGGIAHGTQIASALLLGADGVSIGTRFIASHEASVSDEYKNAILQYGMDDIVLTERLSGTPCNIINTPTAQKIGYTQNWFEKLLNNNARTRKYFKMLVQLRGMKKLEQAVKPGNYQQLWSAGQSVELVKEISSIEEIVHNLMQETKLALDAGKNISATI
- a CDS encoding tyrosine-type recombinase/integrase, whose protein sequence is MLSDVLPAVVDRFLAYIQLEKRYSAHTYAAYQQDLIQFFTFLQSQYGDVSLSDISHSYVRTWLVTLIDQGMIAKTVTRKVSSLKSFFKYALQQGEITQTPMTKVSVPKLGSRVPHFIEEKGMQAIEDNRSMRKGTEDKPIFSDDLKGKTHRMIFELLYHTGIRLSELIGLQVRHVDISRLTIKVLGKGNKERIIPISPLLGQQIGEYKDIKRKELAEFDMEVLLVNPESGRKLYPKYVYNVVRHYLTAHQITTISQKSPHTLRHTFATHLMNNGADLNAVKELLGHASLASTQVYTHNTIEKLKEAYKKAHPKG
- a CDS encoding DUF4129 domain-containing protein, yielding MREGLKALLIALLLLPCSLFAQDTGVSIMEAPVPQVTADIDTVVALNTAPYLYDEAIPMDADTIDDYDEASALLIRKLPTEVKDKFNKDKELVYHQKPPKKPSNFNFKWLEAIFIGIAYLFKAFWWLIVIAILAAMGVAIFVYLRRNGYVFKWSKTENDNKEDIQLVEEEHDASGYESHIQQAIAEGKLRLAVRLMYLQTIRVLADKEIIVYSKEKTNAAYLRSLSQTQWHKSFARLTVDYEYIWYGEVPVNGEQFSTIQGQFKQFMNELGYIR
- a CDS encoding DUF4350 domain-containing protein encodes the protein MQSLSRDEDLHLEKQTFSYKDKNPGGCYVMFESLPSFYDGEHPNVVSKPFAATAKKDINLRTGEGILYYLVANRLFTTAEDVDSMIEFVNRGNQLFVAATDLDSTFISRLYTRVSNNTNFFAKPGAEEHYVNHALPPDTVYARDSIAGGRYFTLLDTARTTILGTDSHFRANFVKINVGKGQVFLLLQPSILTNYFLMYKHNLGSLEKLAAYTYGYSTVYWDEFYKYHQYPQEGEFSQWSVLMRYPSLRWALWLLVLLLLLYALFESKRRQRIIPDKVVLTNNSLEFVEALGQLYYQQHDNVNLARKIIMQWLEFIRTKYYLNTNTIDDDFIRRLSHKAGMPLAEVEAIIDSIHFIQLADKITDTYLKEFYSKIQAFYLNTK
- a CDS encoding DUF58 domain-containing protein, which codes for MKKTFLALFFTTRLYTIIGALALFFILAYFFPVLYPVALFLVAGLGLLWLVDLFFLFTAGPDPFPVSRVMGQRFSNGDDNTIRLHVKNNFRFPVFVTILDELPFQFQLRDFRQKTMLKPGESKVVEYLLRPVERGEYQFGDTNSFVKSPIGLVQRRIIKAGAETVKVYPSFLQLRNFELYTFDDRVGEMGVHKKKMIGQSMEFDHIKEYVRGDDVRRVNWKATARRGGLMINNYVEEKSQQIYCVIDKGRAMKMPFEGMTLLDYAINSSLVFSNIALQKGDKAGLVTLMEQDVDVLPASSKKVQLNKILDTLYAQETQWQESDYEKLVVTLRSHFNQRSLLILFTNFESLSALQRQMPYLRRLSKYHLLLVVFFENTELKKITQETPTAVEDIYRQVIAQKFAYEKKQMVRELAQFGILSLLTTPQQLSLHLINKYLELKSRSLI
- a CDS encoding riboflavin synthase, producing MFTGIIESLGEVIATKKEGSNMVISISSSLTPELKVDQSIAHNGVCLTVTHIDKDIYQIVAVAETLQKSNIGLLTPGQKVNLERAMLFNGRIDGHIVQGHVDATGECLSCTPQNGSWEYRFRFPAQFAGLIVEKGSICLNGISLTVFNVTNTEFTIAVIPYTYEHTNISAVHAGSIINLEFDILGKYVARQKTAS
- a CDS encoding MoxR family ATPase, with the translated sequence MEETTFHPRTDFYALHQGVAAIREQIGKVIVGQHEMVELLITGLLTQGHVLIEGVPGVAKTLTAKLLARSIDADFSRLQFTPDIMPADVLGTSVFNPESRNFEYKRGPVFSNLVLIDEINRAPAKTQAALFEVMEEKQITNDGITHPLPAPFMVVATQNPIEQEGTYRLPEAQLDRFLFKIEVKYPSLNEEITMLQAMHQFNGLTDLTKMVDKVVTASQIIEFQALVRKVHIEDKLLHYIAALIQETRVNASLYLGASPRASIAVMNCAKATAAINNRDFVTPDDIVNMLPHVLRHRIMLTPEREMEGITTDEVIAQIIKAVEVPR
- the rpsU gene encoding 30S ribosomal protein S21; the protein is MLIIDSKDCENIDKALKKYKKKFEKARILLQLRTRQSFTKPSVKRRTQVLKAVYKQQLATGKFDV